In Phocoena sinus isolate mPhoSin1 chromosome X, mPhoSin1.pri, whole genome shotgun sequence, a genomic segment contains:
- the TSC22D3 gene encoding TSC22 domain family protein 3 isoform X4, giving the protein MDLVKNHLMYAVREEVEILKEQIRELVEKNSQLERENTLLKTLASPEQLEKFQSRLSPEEPAPKTPEAPEAPGGSAV; this is encoded by the exons ATG GATCTGGTGAAGAATCATCTGATGTATGCTGTGAGAGAGGAGGTGGAGATCCTGAAGGAGCAGATCCGGGAGCTGGTGGAGAAGAACTCCCAGCTGGAGCGTGAAAACACTCTCTTGAAGACCTTGGCGAGCCCAGAGCAGCTGGAGAAGTTCCAGTCCCGTCTGAGCCCCGAGGAGCCAGCTCCCAAAACCCCAGAAGCACCCGAGGCCCCCGGTGGTTCTGCGGTGTAA
- the LOC116747731 gene encoding COP9 signalosome complex subunit 9-like gives MRMQLFWPQSMELLLGTTGLQAEVKQEVDEMFPEGAGPYMDLDEAGGSTGLLMDLAANEKAVHADFFNDSENLFDDDDIQ, from the exons ATGAGGATGCAGCTCTTCTGGCCCCAGTCCATGGAACTGCTTTTGGGAACCACTGGCCTACAG GCGGAGGTGAAGCAGGAGGTGGACGAGATGTTTCCCGAGGGTGCCGGGCCCTACATGGATCTGGACGAGGCAGGGGGCAGCACAGGGCTCCTGATGGACTTGGCAGCCAATGAAAAGGCAGTTCATGCAGACTTTTTTAATGATTCTGAAAATctctttgatgatgatgatatccAGTGA
- the TSC22D3 gene encoding TSC22 domain family protein 3 isoform X3 yields the protein MNTEMYQTPMEVAVYQLHNFNISFFSSLLGGDVVSVKLDNSASGASVVALDNKIEQAMDLVKNHLMYAVREEVEILKEQIRELVEKNSQLERENTLLKTLASPEQLEKFQSRLSPEEPAPKTPEAPEAPGGSAV from the exons ATGAATACCGAAATGTATCAGACCCCCATGGAGGTGGCGGTCTACCAGCTGCACAATTTCAAcatctccttcttctcttccctgcTTGGAGGGGATGTGGTTTCCGTTAAGCTGGATAACAG TGCCTCCGGAGCCAGCGTGGTGGCCTTAGACAACAAGATCGAGCAGGCCATG GATCTGGTGAAGAATCATCTGATGTATGCTGTGAGAGAGGAGGTGGAGATCCTGAAGGAGCAGATCCGGGAGCTGGTGGAGAAGAACTCCCAGCTGGAGCGTGAAAACACTCTCTTGAAGACCTTGGCGAGCCCAGAGCAGCTGGAGAAGTTCCAGTCCCGTCTGAGCCCCGAGGAGCCAGCTCCCAAAACCCCAGAAGCACCCGAGGCCCCCGGTGGTTCTGCGGTGTAA